In Pristis pectinata isolate sPriPec2 chromosome 11, sPriPec2.1.pri, whole genome shotgun sequence, the following proteins share a genomic window:
- the LOC127575699 gene encoding 52 kDa repressor of the inhibitor of the protein kinase-like isoform X2 — MPNFCAAPNCSRGSTNYPDLPFFRFPRDPERCQKWVENCRRADLENRSAEQLHKQYRLCARHFEQSLICTNTFDLDLVWPLLEVSQNKNDCSCWNLSPYRTVLKDNAVPTLFDLTSHLNKPEGKHRKHKMIKELTEEDLLRVKAPRTDGDVLRGLQCKQEPINELEKTDLEGATESLEESTLLEESLNLTPEEKGNKEFLKVLFETVLLLGRQNVPLGGSATENVSNLCNTQDNIQALLEFRMNAGDEILRKRFETTAVNAVYCPKNLQKDLLDICEMCIREEVLREVRDSNFFSIVTDDVINIAGVDHVSLLIRFVDESDSLRQEFVGFIPCELDGEFLASRIHETLTEKWGLNMYYCRGQAYNGSGAMSYKKQVVVASILQQCPKALCTPCSSYPLNIWMAKSSLIFGISMVLSLMENIVSFFSLSPQLQKVFDVSVDSIYQTNEEKAKELKKLFQINWYERHDTFEILADLYEVLVTCLDEISYDTCGRWNAEIATQASMLSSTMRDFEIVVSLMVLKNVLSYTRAFGKNLQGQASDTYFASSTLTAVLHSLNEMRDNIEVYHEFWLEEATNLSFKMGIELKLPWRCRRQPQNEEVSEETPENYYKESITAPFLDHIILEIEDMFSEQQLKALKCLSLVPSVMAQLKYNTGEENMADLYKDDLPNPDTLSAELHCWKIKWKHRSRDVELPSTIFDTLRHPDIKFFPNVYTLLKIVSNLPIIKLETDKCDIGRKRLKAYLKVTPVEERTSSLALIHINYDAKHDYDMMVDTYAKLYPEKMQLPHVTDSDNVEVNNHDGSRVEVNNLGTGTGPLYEVDSDCMEVVSHTLVSGIVLHHQSPGSILEACQNPSKNVIEVTQHPEGSTVELQQLPVGSTMIVTQHSTEPSVELQHHPEGAEPDQPPVGSTVEVQHHIEGRVVEVIHHPEMNGVELQHRSEVNGMELEHHREEVIEVSHHSEMRAVEFTPQLEGSTVELQHHVHGVAVTLQHHIEGSTVELQHHPEDTTVEMRHAETSAVELSHHVEESAMEVDHYPESSTTDLQQHLESSAIELQHQLQPEPVTTEILCHPESREGEVQHSLETVAAEVQHPPDSGEHHPQTTEAEVHHPEPGALEIQHRSESVTSQIPQHPEPPSTDVQHHPEPVAMVTQHPSEPVTSETELHLESASSEIQQHSEQSAIVIQHHPETVAAEIQHYSEPVAKESSATVIQNYSEPVTTDLQQHPEPVTTQIHHPGPTVMIIESHPESTVAEIQQHPTPSALLIEQHPEPATTEIQDHSEAGARDVHHHPEPNALELQSHLASDIVVEGCPQVNTVELEHQSVARVVETSTVELENCSETVELQEHPEGGTVEVDSVSVCTQDVSGEGIKILQVKNSEESNSETNISSVSNVNNSEVAVQ; from the exons ATGCCGAATTTCTGCGCGGCCCCGAATTGTAGCAGGGGCAGCACCAATTACCCGGACCTACCTTTCTTCAGGTTCCCCAGAGACCCCGAAAG GTGTCAGAAATGGGTGGAGAACTGTCGGAGAGCAGATTTAGAAAACCGTTCCGCTGAGCAGCTTCACAAACAATACAGGCTATGTGCGAGACACTTTGAACAATCTCTAATATGCACAAAT ACTTTTGATTTGGATTTAGTATGGCCACTGTTGGAAGTCTCACAAAACAAGAacgactgcagttgctggaatctg AGCCCTTACAGAACAGTCCTCAAGGATAATGCTGTGCCAACCTTGTTTGACTTGACAAGTCATCTCAATAAACCTGAAGGCAAACACAGAAAGCACAAGATGATAAAAGAACTG ACTGAGGAAGATCTGCTGAGGGTGAAGGCACCAAGAA CTGATGGTGATGTCCTGAGAGGTCTGCAGTGCAAGCAGGAGCCAATCAACGAACTAGAGAAAACAGACCTGGAAGGTGCAACAGAAAGCCTCGAGGAATCTACTCTTCTGGAAGAATCTTTGAACTTGACACCTGAAGAGAAAGGGAATAAAGAATTCCTGAAAGTTTTATTTGAAACTGTATTGCTATTGGGGCGGCAAAATGTTCCATTGGGAGGATCTGCCACTGAAAACGTAAGTAATTTGTGCAATACTCAAGATAACATTCAAGCActgctggagttcagaatgaATGCAGGTGATGAAATTCTACGGAAGAGGTTTGAGACTACTgcagtgaatgcagtgtattgccCAAAGAACCTGCAAAAAGACCTTTTGGATATCTGCGAGATGTGCATACGTGAAGAGGTTCTCAGAGAAGTACGTGAcagcaatttcttctcaattGTAACTGATGATGTGATCAACATAGCAGGGGTCGACCACGTCTCTCTGTTGATTAGATTTGTAGATGAATCTGACTCTCTAAGGCAAGAGTTCGTTGGGTTCATACCATGTGAACTAGATGGAGAGTTTTTAGCAAGTCGGATCCATGAGACTCTTACAGAAAAATGGGGACTGAATATGTATTATTGCCGTGGACAAGCCTATAATGGCTCTGGGGCTATGTCTTACAAAAAGCAAGTAGTTGTGGCTAGCATCTTACAACAGTGTCCAAAGGCATTGTGCACTCCCTGCTCCTCTTACCCACTAAATATATGGATGGCAAAGTCTAGCTTGATTTTTGGTATAAGCATGGTGTTAAGCTTGATGGAAAATATCGTATCATTTTTCAGTTTATCGCCTCAGCTCCAAAAAGTTTTTGATGTTAGCGTTGACAGCATCTATCAAACGAATGAAGAAAAGGCAAAAGAGCTGAAAAAACTCTTCCAAATCAATTGGTATGAAAGACATGACACTTTTGAAATCCTAGCAGATCTTTATGAAGTGTTGGTGACCTGCTTGGATGAGATCAGCTACGATACATGCGGTAGATGGAATGCTGAGATAGCAACCCAGGCCAGTATGCTGTCATCCACCATGCGAGATTTTGAAATAGTTGTCTCTCTTATGGTCCTGAAGAATGTCCTCTCTTACACAAGAGCCTTTGGCAAAAACCTTCAGGGTCAAGCTTCAGACACCTATTTTGCTTCAAGCACTTTGACTGCTGTTCTCCATTCGTTGAATGAAATGAGAGACAATATTGAAGTGTACCATGAATTCTGGCTGGAGGAAGCCACCAATTTGTCCTTCAAAATGGGGATTGAATTAAAGTTGCCGTGGAGGTGCCGTAGGCAACCTCAGAATGAGGAGGTGTCTGAAGAGACTCCAGAAAATTACTACAAAGAATCAATCACTGCACCATTTCTGGATCACATTATTTTAGAAATAGAGGACATGTTCTCTGAGCAGCAGTTAAAGGCCCTCAAGTGCCTGTCATTGGTGCCTTCCGTTATGGCACAGCTGAAATACAACACTGGAGAGGAAAACATGGCTGATCTATATAAAGATGATCTCCCAAATCCAGATACCCTTTCTGCAGAATTGCACTGTTGGAAGATAAAATGGAAGCACCGCAGTCGAGATGTCGAACTCCCCAGCACTATCTTTGATACTCTTCGTCATCCCGACATCAAGTTCTTTCCAAACGTGTACACTTTGCTCAAAATTGTCTCCAACCTTCCGATTATTAAACTTGAAACGGACAAATGTGACATTGGAAGGAAACGACTTAAAGCCTATTTGAAAGTCACTCCGGTTGAGGAAAGAACCAGCAGTCTGGCACTGATCCATATTAATTATGACGCAAAGCATGACTATGACATGATGGTGGATACCTATGCTAAGTTGTACCCAGAGAAAATGCAGTTGCCTCATGTGACTGATTCAGATAATGTGGAGGTAAACAATCACGATGGAAGCAGAGTGGAAGTGAACAATTTGGGTACAGGCACTGGTCCACTGTATGAGGTAGACAGTGACTGCATGGAAGTAGTGAGTCACACACTGGTGAGTGGGATAGTGTTGCATCACCAGTCGCCAGGAAGCATCTTGGAGGCCTGCCAGAATCCAAGCAAGAATGTCATAGAGGTGACCCAGCATCCAGAGGGGAGCACTGTGGAGCTGCAGCAGCTTCCCGTCGGCAGCACCATGATAGTGACCCAGCATTCAACAGAACCCAGCGTGGAACTGCAACACCATCCTGAAGGGGCTGagcctgaccagccgccagtagGAAGCACCGTGGAAGTCCAACACCACATAGAgggaagggtggtggaggtgaTCCACCATCCGGAGATGAATGGTGTGGAACTGCAGCACCGCTCGGAGGTGAATGGTATGGAATTGGAGCACCATCGAGAGGAAGTTATTGAGGTGAGCCATCATTCGGAGATGAGAGCTGTAGAATTTACGCCACAGttggagggcagcacagtggaacTGCAGCATCATGTACATGGTGTTGCTGTGACACTACAGCACCATATAGAAGGAAGTACTGTAGAACTACAGCATCACCCTGAAGACACCACTGTGGAGATGCGTCATGCTGAAACAAGTGCTGTAGAGTTGAGTCATCATGTGGAAGAGAGTGCCATGGAGGTGGATCATTACCCAGAGTCTAGCACCacagacttgcagcagcatctagAGTCCAGTGCCATAGAATTGCAACACCAACTCCAACCAGAGCCCGTAACTACAGAGATTTTGTGCCATCCAGAGTCCAGAGAGGGAGAAGTGCAGCACAGCCTGGAAACTGTGGCTGCAGAAGTGCAGCATCCTCCAGATTCTGGTGAGCACCATCCACAGACAACTGAGGCAGAGGTGCATCATCCGGAGCCAGGAGCCTTAGAAATCCAGCACCGCTCAGAATCTGTCACTTCACAGATACCCCAGCATCCAGAGCCTCCCAGTACAGATGTACAACACCATCCTGAGCCTGTTGCCATGGTAACCCAGCATCCCTCAGAGCCTGTCACTTCAGAGACAGAGCTCCACTTAGAGTCTGCCTCTTCAGAGATACAACAGCATTCTGAGCAAAGTGCCATAGTAATTCAGCACCATCCAGAGACTGTTGCTGCAGAGATACAGCACTATTCTGAACCTGTCGCTAAGGAATCTAGTGCCACTGTAATCCAGAACTATTCTGAGCCTGTCACTACAGATTTACAGCAGCATCCTGAGCCTGTTACTACACAGATTCATCATCCGGGGCCCACAGTAATGATAATCGAAAGCCACCCAGAGTCTACTGTCGCAGAGATACAACAACACCCTACGCCCAGTGCCTTGCTAATCGAGCAACACCCTGAGCCTGCTACTACAGAGATACAGGACCATTCAGAGGCTGGTGCCAGAGATGTACACCATCACCCAGAACCTAATGCATTGGAATTACAGTCCCATCTGGCATCTGATATAGTGGTTGAGGGTTGTCCACAGGTAAACACAGTGGAATTAGAGCACCAATCGGTTGCAAGGGTTGTGGAAACCAGCACTGTGGAGCTGGAGAACTGTTCAGAGACAGTGGAATTGCAGGAGCATCCAGAAGGAGGCACAGTGGAAGTGGACAGTGTGAGTGTCTGCACTCAGGATGTTAGCGGTGAAGGAATAAAGATTTTGCAAGTTAAAAATTCAGAAGAAAGCAATTCAGAAACGAACATTTCTAGTGTAAGTAATGTAAATAATTCTGAAGTAGCTGTACAATAA
- the LOC127575699 gene encoding 52 kDa repressor of the inhibitor of the protein kinase-like isoform X1 — protein MPNFCAAPNCSRKSTNCPEIPFFRFPKDPERCQKWVENCRRADLENRSAEQLHKQYRLCARHFEQSLICTNTFDLDLVWPLLEVSQNKNDCSCWNLSPYRTVLKDNAVPTLFDLTSHLNKPEGKHRKHKMIKELTEEDLLRVKAPRTDGDVLRGLQCKQEPINELEKTDLEGATESLEESTLLEESLNLTPEEKGNKEFLKVLFETVLLLGRQNVPLGGSATENVSNLCNTQDNIQALLEFRMNAGDEILRKRFETTAVNAVYCPKNLQKDLLDICEMCIREEVLREVRDSNFFSIVTDDVINIAGVDHVSLLIRFVDESDSLRQEFVGFIPCELDGEFLASRIHETLTEKWGLNMYYCRGQAYNGSGAMSYKKQVVVASILQQCPKALCTPCSSYPLNIWMAKSSLIFGISMVLSLMENIVSFFSLSPQLQKVFDVSVDSIYQTNEEKAKELKKLFQINWYERHDTFEILADLYEVLVTCLDEISYDTCGRWNAEIATQASMLSSTMRDFEIVVSLMVLKNVLSYTRAFGKNLQGQASDTYFASSTLTAVLHSLNEMRDNIEVYHEFWLEEATNLSFKMGIELKLPWRCRRQPQNEEVSEETPENYYKESITAPFLDHIILEIEDMFSEQQLKALKCLSLVPSVMAQLKYNTGEENMADLYKDDLPNPDTLSAELHCWKIKWKHRSRDVELPSTIFDTLRHPDIKFFPNVYTLLKIVSNLPIIKLETDKCDIGRKRLKAYLKVTPVEERTSSLALIHINYDAKHDYDMMVDTYAKLYPEKMQLPHVTDSDNVEVNNHDGSRVEVNNLGTGTGPLYEVDSDCMEVVSHTLVSGIVLHHQSPGSILEACQNPSKNVIEVTQHPEGSTVELQQLPVGSTMIVTQHSTEPSVELQHHPEGAEPDQPPVGSTVEVQHHIEGRVVEVIHHPEMNGVELQHRSEVNGMELEHHREEVIEVSHHSEMRAVEFTPQLEGSTVELQHHVHGVAVTLQHHIEGSTVELQHHPEDTTVEMRHAETSAVELSHHVEESAMEVDHYPESSTTDLQQHLESSAIELQHQLQPEPVTTEILCHPESREGEVQHSLETVAAEVQHPPDSGEHHPQTTEAEVHHPEPGALEIQHRSESVTSQIPQHPEPPSTDVQHHPEPVAMVTQHPSEPVTSETELHLESASSEIQQHSEQSAIVIQHHPETVAAEIQHYSEPVAKESSATVIQNYSEPVTTDLQQHPEPVTTQIHHPGPTVMIIESHPESTVAEIQQHPTPSALLIEQHPEPATTEIQDHSEAGARDVHHHPEPNALELQSHLASDIVVEGCPQVNTVELEHQSVARVVETSTVELENCSETVELQEHPEGGTVEVDSVSVCTQDVSGEGIKILQVKNSEESNSETNISSVSNVNNSEVAVQ, from the exons GTGTCAGAAATGGGTGGAGAACTGTCGGAGAGCAGATTTAGAAAACCGTTCCGCTGAGCAGCTTCACAAACAATACAGGCTATGTGCGAGACACTTTGAACAATCTCTAATATGCACAAAT ACTTTTGATTTGGATTTAGTATGGCCACTGTTGGAAGTCTCACAAAACAAGAacgactgcagttgctggaatctg AGCCCTTACAGAACAGTCCTCAAGGATAATGCTGTGCCAACCTTGTTTGACTTGACAAGTCATCTCAATAAACCTGAAGGCAAACACAGAAAGCACAAGATGATAAAAGAACTG ACTGAGGAAGATCTGCTGAGGGTGAAGGCACCAAGAA CTGATGGTGATGTCCTGAGAGGTCTGCAGTGCAAGCAGGAGCCAATCAACGAACTAGAGAAAACAGACCTGGAAGGTGCAACAGAAAGCCTCGAGGAATCTACTCTTCTGGAAGAATCTTTGAACTTGACACCTGAAGAGAAAGGGAATAAAGAATTCCTGAAAGTTTTATTTGAAACTGTATTGCTATTGGGGCGGCAAAATGTTCCATTGGGAGGATCTGCCACTGAAAACGTAAGTAATTTGTGCAATACTCAAGATAACATTCAAGCActgctggagttcagaatgaATGCAGGTGATGAAATTCTACGGAAGAGGTTTGAGACTACTgcagtgaatgcagtgtattgccCAAAGAACCTGCAAAAAGACCTTTTGGATATCTGCGAGATGTGCATACGTGAAGAGGTTCTCAGAGAAGTACGTGAcagcaatttcttctcaattGTAACTGATGATGTGATCAACATAGCAGGGGTCGACCACGTCTCTCTGTTGATTAGATTTGTAGATGAATCTGACTCTCTAAGGCAAGAGTTCGTTGGGTTCATACCATGTGAACTAGATGGAGAGTTTTTAGCAAGTCGGATCCATGAGACTCTTACAGAAAAATGGGGACTGAATATGTATTATTGCCGTGGACAAGCCTATAATGGCTCTGGGGCTATGTCTTACAAAAAGCAAGTAGTTGTGGCTAGCATCTTACAACAGTGTCCAAAGGCATTGTGCACTCCCTGCTCCTCTTACCCACTAAATATATGGATGGCAAAGTCTAGCTTGATTTTTGGTATAAGCATGGTGTTAAGCTTGATGGAAAATATCGTATCATTTTTCAGTTTATCGCCTCAGCTCCAAAAAGTTTTTGATGTTAGCGTTGACAGCATCTATCAAACGAATGAAGAAAAGGCAAAAGAGCTGAAAAAACTCTTCCAAATCAATTGGTATGAAAGACATGACACTTTTGAAATCCTAGCAGATCTTTATGAAGTGTTGGTGACCTGCTTGGATGAGATCAGCTACGATACATGCGGTAGATGGAATGCTGAGATAGCAACCCAGGCCAGTATGCTGTCATCCACCATGCGAGATTTTGAAATAGTTGTCTCTCTTATGGTCCTGAAGAATGTCCTCTCTTACACAAGAGCCTTTGGCAAAAACCTTCAGGGTCAAGCTTCAGACACCTATTTTGCTTCAAGCACTTTGACTGCTGTTCTCCATTCGTTGAATGAAATGAGAGACAATATTGAAGTGTACCATGAATTCTGGCTGGAGGAAGCCACCAATTTGTCCTTCAAAATGGGGATTGAATTAAAGTTGCCGTGGAGGTGCCGTAGGCAACCTCAGAATGAGGAGGTGTCTGAAGAGACTCCAGAAAATTACTACAAAGAATCAATCACTGCACCATTTCTGGATCACATTATTTTAGAAATAGAGGACATGTTCTCTGAGCAGCAGTTAAAGGCCCTCAAGTGCCTGTCATTGGTGCCTTCCGTTATGGCACAGCTGAAATACAACACTGGAGAGGAAAACATGGCTGATCTATATAAAGATGATCTCCCAAATCCAGATACCCTTTCTGCAGAATTGCACTGTTGGAAGATAAAATGGAAGCACCGCAGTCGAGATGTCGAACTCCCCAGCACTATCTTTGATACTCTTCGTCATCCCGACATCAAGTTCTTTCCAAACGTGTACACTTTGCTCAAAATTGTCTCCAACCTTCCGATTATTAAACTTGAAACGGACAAATGTGACATTGGAAGGAAACGACTTAAAGCCTATTTGAAAGTCACTCCGGTTGAGGAAAGAACCAGCAGTCTGGCACTGATCCATATTAATTATGACGCAAAGCATGACTATGACATGATGGTGGATACCTATGCTAAGTTGTACCCAGAGAAAATGCAGTTGCCTCATGTGACTGATTCAGATAATGTGGAGGTAAACAATCACGATGGAAGCAGAGTGGAAGTGAACAATTTGGGTACAGGCACTGGTCCACTGTATGAGGTAGACAGTGACTGCATGGAAGTAGTGAGTCACACACTGGTGAGTGGGATAGTGTTGCATCACCAGTCGCCAGGAAGCATCTTGGAGGCCTGCCAGAATCCAAGCAAGAATGTCATAGAGGTGACCCAGCATCCAGAGGGGAGCACTGTGGAGCTGCAGCAGCTTCCCGTCGGCAGCACCATGATAGTGACCCAGCATTCAACAGAACCCAGCGTGGAACTGCAACACCATCCTGAAGGGGCTGagcctgaccagccgccagtagGAAGCACCGTGGAAGTCCAACACCACATAGAgggaagggtggtggaggtgaTCCACCATCCGGAGATGAATGGTGTGGAACTGCAGCACCGCTCGGAGGTGAATGGTATGGAATTGGAGCACCATCGAGAGGAAGTTATTGAGGTGAGCCATCATTCGGAGATGAGAGCTGTAGAATTTACGCCACAGttggagggcagcacagtggaacTGCAGCATCATGTACATGGTGTTGCTGTGACACTACAGCACCATATAGAAGGAAGTACTGTAGAACTACAGCATCACCCTGAAGACACCACTGTGGAGATGCGTCATGCTGAAACAAGTGCTGTAGAGTTGAGTCATCATGTGGAAGAGAGTGCCATGGAGGTGGATCATTACCCAGAGTCTAGCACCacagacttgcagcagcatctagAGTCCAGTGCCATAGAATTGCAACACCAACTCCAACCAGAGCCCGTAACTACAGAGATTTTGTGCCATCCAGAGTCCAGAGAGGGAGAAGTGCAGCACAGCCTGGAAACTGTGGCTGCAGAAGTGCAGCATCCTCCAGATTCTGGTGAGCACCATCCACAGACAACTGAGGCAGAGGTGCATCATCCGGAGCCAGGAGCCTTAGAAATCCAGCACCGCTCAGAATCTGTCACTTCACAGATACCCCAGCATCCAGAGCCTCCCAGTACAGATGTACAACACCATCCTGAGCCTGTTGCCATGGTAACCCAGCATCCCTCAGAGCCTGTCACTTCAGAGACAGAGCTCCACTTAGAGTCTGCCTCTTCAGAGATACAACAGCATTCTGAGCAAAGTGCCATAGTAATTCAGCACCATCCAGAGACTGTTGCTGCAGAGATACAGCACTATTCTGAACCTGTCGCTAAGGAATCTAGTGCCACTGTAATCCAGAACTATTCTGAGCCTGTCACTACAGATTTACAGCAGCATCCTGAGCCTGTTACTACACAGATTCATCATCCGGGGCCCACAGTAATGATAATCGAAAGCCACCCAGAGTCTACTGTCGCAGAGATACAACAACACCCTACGCCCAGTGCCTTGCTAATCGAGCAACACCCTGAGCCTGCTACTACAGAGATACAGGACCATTCAGAGGCTGGTGCCAGAGATGTACACCATCACCCAGAACCTAATGCATTGGAATTACAGTCCCATCTGGCATCTGATATAGTGGTTGAGGGTTGTCCACAGGTAAACACAGTGGAATTAGAGCACCAATCGGTTGCAAGGGTTGTGGAAACCAGCACTGTGGAGCTGGAGAACTGTTCAGAGACAGTGGAATTGCAGGAGCATCCAGAAGGAGGCACAGTGGAAGTGGACAGTGTGAGTGTCTGCACTCAGGATGTTAGCGGTGAAGGAATAAAGATTTTGCAAGTTAAAAATTCAGAAGAAAGCAATTCAGAAACGAACATTTCTAGTGTAAGTAATGTAAATAATTCTGAAGTAGCTGTACAATAA